In the genome of Carassius auratus strain Wakin unplaced genomic scaffold, ASM336829v1 scaf_tig00018592, whole genome shotgun sequence, one region contains:
- the LOC113076078 gene encoding 2-oxoglutarate receptor 1-like, giving the protein MGGLETNSTDCFPVDEYIMAYYLPVMYSIISVVGIVGNFLVIIIYLVKLRPWKSSSIIMVNLAVADLLYSSSLPVLVHFYVTKNWTLGEFICRLIRFCFHYHLYGSILFLTCLSIFRYIAVVHPLKAAEILRKRWTILACLAVWVISLVEISPMLGMITVQQEDKMTKCLDFASNDPQVVWWYGWILTMFGYVFPLLVVCWSYTHIAGSLGSSISRNQPSRSRVRMLSILILVVFVLCFLPYHIMRLLRVDSLLRPAVSCMQRRGIHAAYILSRPLAGLNTFFNLALYTLAGDKFQQAFWSFVHRKGHTSSTIFVIHCPNKERPHEDLIH; this is encoded by the coding sequence ATGGGGGGTCTGGAAACGAATTCAACTGACTGTTTTCCAGTTGATGAATACATAATGGCTTATTATCTGCCAGTGATGTACAGCATCATTTCTGTAGTTGGAATCGTGGGAAACTTCCTGGTGATCATCATTTACCTGGTAAAACTCAGGCCTTGGAAGAGCAGCAGCATTATAATGGTGAACCTGGCAGTAGCTGATCTGCTGTATTCGTCGAGTTTACCTGTGCTGGTCCACTTTTATGTCACTAAAAACTGGACCTTGGGAGAGTTCATCTGCCGTTTAATCCGCTTCTGCTTCCACTACCATCTCTACGGCAGTATCCTCTTCCTAACCTGCCTCAGCATCTTCCGTTACATCGCAGTAGTGCACCCGCTGAAGGCTGCTGAGATCCTGAGGAAAAGATGGACCATCTTGGCTTGTCTGGCAGTCTGGGTCATTTCCTTGGTGGAGATCAGCCCGATGCTGGGGATGATTACTGTACAGCAGGAGGACAAGATGACAAAATGCCTGGACTTCGCCAGTAATGATCCACAGGTGGTGTGGTGGTATGGTTGGATCCTCACAATGTTTGGATACGTGTTCCCATTGCTGGTGGTGTGCTGGAGCTACACTCACATTGCAGGCTCTCTGGGCAGCAGCATATCCAGAAACCAGCCGAGTCGTTCACGAGTTCGCATGCTGTCCATTCTGATTCTGGTTGTGTTTGTGCTGTGCTTCTTGCCATACCATATCATGCGTTTACTGAGGGTGGATAGCCTGCTCAGACCTGCCGTGTCATGCATGCAGAGGAGAGGTATCCATGCAGCATACATACTGTCACGACCCCTGGCTGGCCTCAACACCTTCTTCAACCTAGCACTGTATACACTGGCAGGAGACAAGTTTCAGCAGGCTTTCTGGAGCTTTGTGCACAGGAAGGGGCACACAAGCAGCACTATATTTGTAATCCACTGTCCAAACAAAGAAAGACCACATGAGGATCTGATACATTAA
- the LOC113076079 gene encoding heparan-sulfate 6-O-sulfotransferase 3-B-like translates to MASRNFYYITMLRDPVSRYLSEWKHVQRGATWKTSLHMCDGRSPTQDELPTCYNGDDWSGVTLHEFMDCPSNLANNRQVRMLADLSLVGCYNLSTMNESERNPILLASAKSNLKNMAFYGLTEFQRKTQYLFERTFRLRFISAFTQINSTRAANVELRDDMRRRIEQLNFLDMQLYEFAKELFLQRYQFIRQRERQEERLKRREEKRWLRERRVNQNKQPSVENQPQVTTTEDYASQVVHW, encoded by the exons ATGGCGTCAAG GAACTTCTACTACATCACCATGCTCCGAGACCCTGTGTCACGTTACCTGAGCGAATGGAAGCACGTGCAACGTGGTGCCACCTGGAAGACTTCCCTTCACATGTGTGACGGCCGGTCGCCCACACAGGACGAGCTGCCCACCTGCTATAACGGAGACGACTGGTCGGGGGTCACGCTGCACGAGTTCATGGACTGCCCTTCAAACCTGGCCAACAACCGGCAGGTGCGCATGCTGGCCGATCTCAGCCTGGTGGGCTGCTACAACCTCTCCACCATGAACGAGAGCGAGCGCAACCCCATTCTCTTAGCCAGCGCCAAGAGTAACCTGAAGAACATGGCCTTCTACGGCCTGACGGAGTTCCAGCGCAAGACGCAGTACCTGTTCGAGCGCACTTTCCGTCTGCGGTTCATTTCCGCCTTCACTCAGATCAACAGCACGCGTGCCGCCAATGTAGAGCTGCGTGACGACATGCGCAGACGCATTGAGCAACTGAATTTCCTGGATATGCAGTTGTACGAGTTCGCCAAGGAACTTTTCCTGCAGAGATACCAGTTCATCCGCCAGCGTGAGCGGCAGGAGGAGAGATTGAAGAGGCGAGAAGAGAAACGCTGGCTCAGGGAGCGCAGAGTCAACCAGAACAAACAGCCCAGTGTGGAAAACCAACCTCAGGTCACCACAACTGAGGACTATGCCAGCCAAGTGGTCCATTGGTGA